The genomic segment CATACCTAAATGAGGCATAATGTCAAAACTACTACGTCTGTCTAATAGAGAGTAGGATAGACGGGATTGAATTCCCAGATATTGTGTATCCCAGCTATAACTATTACTTGTGTTGCCGCCTACGCAATTGTATTCATTCAGGGATAAGCCTATATGCACATTTATTTTTTCATTAGATAGTGGCTTAGTATAACCCAATTCATAAAAATTACCTGTTCCATTTTTTAAGTTAGGATTGGTAGCGCCATTGGAATTTTTAAAATCATAAGTAGTAAAATTTTTCCCTGTATAGAAATAGACTTCTTGTGCGAAACTATTTTGAGAAATTATATAAAAGCTGATAATTAGAAATAGTTTTTTCATTTTGATTGTATGATTTGAGTGTAATAATTCAATTTATCTGCAGTTAAACGTACTAGATAAGTTGCGGATGGTAGTTGTAGGTTTGTAATAGAAAGTATTTTTTCGTTTGGTTTTTTTGTTTCTTGATATACTATTTTACCTGTTATGTCAAATAGTGTAATCTGAATGCTTGTATTTATTAGTTGTGAAAATTGAAAATAGACTGTGTCAAAGAAAGGATTGGGATAAGTTTTTGTACTTATAATCGAAGCGTCATAGGTTTTAATATAATTGCTCCACAGACTTTGTTGGTATCCTTGCGAAATAGTAAGATTGTTTTTTTGAGAAGTACCAGTTAAACTCTGCTGCCCTATAGACTGAGATATGTACATTCCATTAGCAATGGTAAAACTATTACCTTGAGCAGTTACCATTTGGCGTTGTAAGTTTTGACTATAAAGAGTGCTACCAATTGCTAGAAATACTACTAGTATTGTTTTTTTCATTCGTGTTTTTAGTAAAATTGAAAATGCGGGGACAGTTCGAATTAAAAATAGCCTAACTCATTTAAGCATTTCAAAATATCGTTGGAAATCATTTTTTCCACTATTTTTATTAAGTCAATGATTTGATTATTAATATTATATATAAAAATAAAAACGCCTAATTGAAGGCGTTTTTTGATGTATTTCTACTATATATTATACTTTTTTAAGCAGTTTTGGGAGTAAAAGTAGGTCTTTAAGTCGTTTGTCTTCCAAGTTTTTTTGTTCCAACTGTAGTTGGTTCTCTGGTATACCGGTCAATTTAGAAACTTTATTGAGCAAGCCATTAATGGCTTGTTCTCTTCGTTTAATAACGGCTGAGGTAGTTTGAGGTTGCGCTGGGTTTTCAAAGAGTTCGTTGATTTGGTTCAAAGAGACAAATTCATCTATAGAATCCATTAAGAAATACAACAGCTTTTTCTCGTTTTCTTCAAAGTGTTGTATCGGTTTTCTATTGTATAAAAACTGGTCTTTATTGCTGTCATAAACAATTCCTTTGAAAGGTTTTTGGAATGAAATGATTCTTTTTTTATAGCCTATTACAACTAAACCCAAAAATAGTATTCCAATGAATCCAATTATAAGATAATTATTAAAAGTTGTATTATCCTCAACAAAAAAAGGAACTGTTTCAATGTATTTTCCTTTTAAATCAGTGATGGTCGTTTTTTTGAAATAGTATTTATTTTCAGTTGTTGAAAATATACCGTGAATTGTATCTCCAACTACGTAATGTTGTTTGATCAACTCGTAATTTTTAAATTGATATTTCTTTGCGATCTTATTAGTAAAATCTATTTCAATAATATAAGCATCAATTAAATACAGTTTATTTTTAATTTGGATATTTTTTGTAAAGTCGCTTAAGATGGTAGGATTATATTGCCCAACATTTGTCCAAGACATAGTAGGTAAATGGAGTTTCCAGAGTTTCGCCTCAACGGGTTTGCTTATTAATACGTCCTCATCATCACCTGTATATCCACCAAACACAAATAGATTATTGCCATTTCGATAGGTAAATGCATGTGTTCTTCCTTCTGGTTTTGATTTACCAATTGTTTGTATTTGATTCCACTCTCCACTATTTAAATCATACTTGGTAATTATATTTTTATAAGTAAATAGCCCATAACCGCCAAAAAGATACATTTCGTTGCCATATGAAAATGGTGCACTTTTATATTGGTTTTTTTGTAAAAAAGAATGGTCAATTCGTACTATAGAGTCATTTCTAAATTCTAATACAGGGCCACAACCTTTATGTACTAAGTATGTTTTTGTTCCAATTCCAAAAGGAATATACTCACTAATTTTATCAGGATATTCGGTATGCTTGAAAGGAATAAGCTGCTTTCCTTTGTAAACAAGAGAATCGTTGATGATAATAATGGGTTGTTTTGATTTTGCTTCTTTGAACAATAGCAAATCATCATAGCGTTTCAATTTTTGCCCCTGACTTGTGGTAGCAATCAATAGAGAAAATAGCAGCAGTAGTATATTTTTTTTGACCATGTTGTGAGGGAAACTTATGAGTATGAAATAAAGTCAAATATCTAATTTAATTGGTAGCTATGTAAAATAAATTACTAGAAAATGCAATTTCCACTAATAAAGTAATATTAAAATCCCGCATTTCAAGCAGGTTGTTCTACAGCATTTAAATTTATATTGATAAGAAATTTTAATAATTTAACTTTATTTCTTCAAGTAAATCAGGCAACAACAACACGTCTTTTAAGCGTTTGTCTTCAGCGTTTTTACGTTCTAATAGTAAATCCGATTCAGGAATATCAGTAATCATTGCAACTTTTGCAATTAAACTATTTACCGTTAATTCTCTTCTTTTGATTATTGCGGTAACAGTTTCGGTTTGTTTTGAATTTTCAAATAGTTCATTTAATGTGTTTAACGAAACATATTCGTTAGGGTGTTCTAATAAAAAGTGAAGCACCTTTTTTTCATTCTCTTCGAAGGAAGTTATGGTTTTTTGTTTGAATTCAAATTCGTTTGTTTTTCTATTGAATATAATTTTAGCACTCGTATTTTTTTTACTTTTTCTTATAAAAAAGAAAATCAAGACAGCACTAACACATAACACAAGCACTCCCAAAACACCATATTTTTCAATTGGTATTCCACCATAAGGCAAAATAAACGGCTCACTACCTAAATATTTGCCTTTAATATCTTCGATTGCCTTTTTTGAAAAATAAAGTTTTCTGTTGTTGTTTTCAAAAACACCGTATATAGAATCATTTTTTGCCAACATAGCTTTTGGAACGATATGGTTAGAATAATCGTATTTTTTAACTGTGTTGTTTTCCAAATCTACTTCTAGAAGAATTTGATGAAATAGATATAATTTGTTTTTTATTTGCACACCATCATATTGGGAAGTAATAAGTGCGGAATTATACGTACCCATTTTTTTCCAGGTCATTGTTGTTAAATCTAAGTCCCAAACAATTGGTTTGACGTCATTAACCTCTCTAATGTTTTTAGGGTCGTTTGCAACCCCACCAAAAATATACAAATGATCATTTTTCCTATAACTAACTACTTCA from the Flavobacterium ammonificans genome contains:
- a CDS encoding T9SS type A sorting domain-containing protein, with the protein product MKKTILVVFLAIGSTLYSQNLQRQMVTAQGNSFTIANGMYISQSIGQQSLTGTSQKNNLTISQGYQQSLWSNYIKTYDASIISTKTYPNPFFDTVYFQFSQLINTSIQITLFDITGKIVYQETKKPNEKILSITNLQLPSATYLVRLTADKLNYYTQIIQSK